A single genomic interval of Lodderomyces elongisporus chromosome 8, complete sequence harbors:
- the PEX25 gene encoding peroxin, with protein MNDIETISSSDHFINSDPNHRTYTYSQQQQHQQQQKQQQQQQQVPGVTGEPSQLELLQNNTKTTLSSPSLVSPVILHTQPQRSHINTLSSIHQQQQQQQHQQQQHLQQQQHLHQQYKFRRSPLHPSSKLYTQPYPSFSSEWVEEDEEDEQEEQEEQEPDTPSKQQKFKNKNMSATMTTSKVETPLKFRTNLNNQSYSLSIEEKADKMEQQSDAASIMTSATPMTHTSSKEKAKNSPSEWKIFWLMLNDIVGKDKFAKVGQYTLRLLVHHANQTQNYLSDEKVNIKQINLRYNDASKQLDLFKNFLKHPQDFFRIIVILVCSIFKLRVAGMINGLSMYRQFLRFGKTPFRIHDLVKKVQENVHSKTINKQLFSRSTLSQVASLYYGINDESILLYKLNVLTNPWYKSIVSRHESYAWYSETWIALYNAYEKLGKLSEERINLQIQIHVKAKAKAMAKQFSNGNMHQGNGGANFLNMFKNTNSGANNGDDESKPKLSIEEQKQLEDLSFKIHNTWIDIYKNLADLGFNTYTVFKLKLPFQTWQIWMGITASVLSSIKLYRETKRKLIMDEEES; from the coding sequence ATGAACGACATTGAAACCATTTCTTCATCTGATCATTTTATAAATTCAGACCCAAACCATCGAACTTATACTTATTcccagcagcaacagcatcagcagcagcaaaaacaacaacaacaacaacaacaagtacCAGGTGTTACTGGAGAGCCATCACAATTGGAACTTTTACAAAATAATACAAAGACAACTTTGTCATCGCCATCACTAGTATCACCGGTGATACTACATACGCAACCTCAACGAAGTCACATCAACACTTTGTCATCGAtacaccagcaacaacaacagcaacaacatcagcagcagcaacatcttcaacagcaacaacatctTCATCAGCAATACAAATTTCGAAGATCCCCATTACACCCTTCCTCAAAGTTATACACTCAGCCATACCCCTCGTTTAGTTCCGAGTGGGTcgaagaagacgaagaagacgaaCAGGAAGAACaggaagaacaagaacctGATACACCAagtaaacaacaaaaatttaaaaataaaaacatgAGTGCGACTATGACAACTTCGAAAGTAGAAACACCGCTCAAGTTTAGAACAAACTTGAACAATCAAAGCTATTCGTTATCAATTGAGGAAAAGGCCGATAAGATGGAACAGCAGAGCGATGCAGCCTCGATAATGACATCAGCGACTCCTATGACCCACACTTCTTCCAAggagaaagcaaaaaactCTCCTAGTGAATGGAAAATATTTTGGCTTATGCTCAACGATATTGTTGGCAAGGACAAATTTGCCAAAGTCGGACAGTACACATTACGATTACTTGTGCATCACGCAAACCAAACGCAAAACTATTTATCCGATGAGAAAGTCAACatcaaacaaatcaatTTAAGATATAACGATGCATCAAAGCAGCTTGACCTATTCAAAAATTTTCTAAAACATCCACAAGATTTCTTTAGAATAATTGTTATATTGGTCTGctccattttcaaattgcgAGTTGCGGGAATGATTAATGGTCTTAGCATGTATCGTCAATTTCTCCGGTTCGGTAAGACGCCTTTCCGAATCCATGATCTAGTGAAGAAAGTGCAAGAAAATGTTCATTCAAAAACCATTAATAAGCAATTGTTTAGTCGAAGTACGTTATCTCAAGTGGCCTCGCTTTACTATGGAATCAATGACGAATCCATCTTACTATACAAGCTAAATGTTCTTACAAATCCGTGGTACAAATCAATAGTGAGTAGACACGAGTCATATGCATGGTATCTGGAAACTTGGATTGCTCTCTACAATGCATATGAAAAATTGGGCAAACTTTCAGAAGAAAGGATCAatttacaaatacaaattcaTGTCAAGGCCAAAGCTAAGGCAATGGCTAAGCAATTCAGCAATGGAAACATGCACCAGGGTAATGGCGGGGCTAATTTTCTCAACATGTTCAAGAATACAAATTCTGGTGCAAAcaatggtgatgatgagcTGAAACCCAAATTGTCTatagaagaacaaaaacagtTGGAGGATTTACTGTTTAAGATTCACAACACATGGATcgatatatacaaaaactTGGCTGATTTGGGATTCAACACGTACACTGTATTTAAGTTGAAATTACCATTTCAAACATGGCAGATTTGGATGGGTATTACCGCTAGTGTCTTGAGCAGTATTAAGTTGTATAGGGagaccaaaag
- a CDS encoding uncharacterized protein (BUSCO:EOG09262IP2): protein MSSSQDSPTIIHSYSTINTKLPLQPQDNNVNLYNTSISSTTNTSTSTTTSVTTTAVNTANNSSTHLSTITSNNNNFTTTSTRRHRLSVSHEDINLELADPGTIRIDCSGAFIANDNLLRSSILVDDVDLDNEEEMSSADYIYSSNSPSQTPSASSSNTSSDLEEEGDTQGDADGEEYGEYEGGNSTSGGVITKNNINLPQHNDEIIHISVDIGGTLTKLIYFSKSRRSNKNSANTNDSGASGASGAGPISGGGKLHFRDFQTENFKSEVMKFIIQLITKSISKETRKSPITYIMATGGGAHKFYNLMTKTFKKKKLPMQIIKKDEMECLIKGLDWLITKIPQEIFIYDLNEAQTKFQPIQTETEIYPYLLVNIGSGVSMIKVTKPGPLGFERIGGSSLGGGTLWGLLSLLTDAKDYNEMLEMAQRGNNENIDLLVGDIYGTNYNKIGLKATHIASSFAKVFKKLRFGSGNGDNDGASNSIEKRLSPAEKLAQFNQEDIARSLLFSISNNIGQIAYLHALRFGLKRIYFGGSYISGHLQTIHTLSYAVNFWSGGEMQSYFLRHEGYLGSVGAFMMGPAYGREDEHKG, encoded by the coding sequence ATGCTGCTGTCACAGGATTCACCAACAATTATCCACTCATATTCCACAATAAACACCAAACTACCACTACAACCCCAGGATAATAATGTAAATTTATATAACACATcgatttcttcaacaactaATACATCTACTTCGACCACAACATCAGTCACTACAACAGCCGTCAACACTGCCAACAACAGCTCAACACATTTGTCAACCAtcaccagcaacaacaacaatttcacAACCACCAGTACAAGGCGACATCGTCTTAGTGTATCGCACGAAGATATAAACTTGGAGTTGGCTGATCCCGGAACAATAAGAATCGACTGCAGTGGTGCATTTATCGCCAATGACAATTTGTTACGAAGCTCGATATTGGTGGATGACGTAGACTTGGATAACGAAGAAGAGATGTCTTCTGCCGATTACATCTACAGTTCAAACTCACCATCGCAAACACCTTCTGCTTCTCTGTCCAATACATCTTCAGACTTGGAAGAGGAGGGAGATACCCAGGGAGACGCAGATGGAGAGGAATACGGGGAATACGAGGGAGGAAATAGCACTTCAGGAGGCGtgattacaaaaaacaatatcaatTTACCACAGCATAATGATGAGATTATCCATATTTCAGTCGATATTGGTGGAACATTGACAAAGTTGATTTATTTTAGCAAATCCAGAAGATCAAACAAGAATAGTGCAAACACCAACGATTCTGGAGCTTCTGGTGCTTCTGGTGCTGGACCTATCTCTGGAGGCGGGAAGTTGCATTTCCGAGATTTCCAAActgaaaatttcaaaagcGAAGTGATGAAATTTATCATCCAGTTGATTACCAAATCGATCTCAAAAGAAACTAGGAAATCGCCAATCACATATATAATGGCcactggtggtggtgcacACAAGTTTTACAATCTCATGACCAAGacatttaaaaagaaaaagttgcCAATGCAAATCATTAAAAAAGACGAAATGGAGTGCCTCATCAAGGGCTTGGATTGGCTTATCACGAAAATCCCACAAGAAATATTCATTTATGACTTGAATGAAGCACAAACCAAATTCCAACCTATTCAAACTGAAACTGAAATATACCCTTATCTCCTTGTCAATATTGGTAGTGGTGTTTCAATGATTAAAGTTACTAAACCTGGTCCATTGGGGTTTGAACGTATTGGGGGTAGTTCCTTGGGTGGTGGTACTTTATGGGgattgttgctgcttcttACTGATGCCAAGGATTATAACGAGATGCTTGAGATGGCACAGCGCGGtaataatgaaaatatCGATTTACTAGTTGGTGATATCTACGGAACAAACTACAACAAGATTGGTCTTAAAGCAACGCACATTGCTTCTTCGTTTGCCAAAGTGTTTAAGAAATTACGATTTGGTAGCGGGAATGGCGATAACGATGGTGCAAGTAATTCCATCGAGAAGAGGTTATCTCCAGCAGAAAAGTTGGCCCAATTCAACCAAGAAGATATAGCTCGTTCCCTTTTATTCTCCATAAGTAATAATATCGGACAAATTGCATATTTGCATGCTTTGCGTTTTGGTTTAAAGAGGATATATTTTGGTGGTTCATATATTAGTGGCCATTTGCAAACTATACACACATTAAGTTATGCAGTCAATTTTTGGTCTGGTGGAGAGATGCAAAGTTATTTCTTGAGACACGAAGGATACTTGGGAAGCGTTGGTGCATTTATGATGGGACCAGCATACGGAAGAGAGGATGAACACAAGGGATGA